The Helianthus annuus cultivar XRQ/B chromosome 16, HanXRQr2.0-SUNRISE, whole genome shotgun sequence genome includes a window with the following:
- the LOC110915295 gene encoding arginase 1, mitochondrial isoform X1: MQYLLVSTMSFLAAVNIGRRGIRRFSTASKIPKSLEGGQQRVIDAALGLVREQAKLKGEQVRALGGAKATTCLLGVPLGHHSSYHQGPQYAPPFIREGIWHGSSNNTTEAGVVLDDPRVMVDAGDIPIQELRRCEVDDDNLMQVVTDSVKVVMEEDPLRPLVLGGDHSISFPVVRAVSEKLGGPVDILHLDAHPDIYESYEGSIYSHASPFARIMEGGYARRLLQVGIRSINQEGRDQAKRFGVEQYEMREYEKYRDYLQNLKLGEGVKGVYISIDVDCLDPGFVPGISHHESGGLSFRDCMNILMNLQGDIVGADVVEYNPQRDLPNGMTTLVAAKFVREVTARMSK; the protein is encoded by the exons ATGCAATATCTGCTG GTTAGCACGATGTCTTTCTTAGCTGCAGTGAACATTGGGAGAAGAGGAATTCGTCGTTTTAGCACAGCAAGTAAAATTCCAAAGAGTTTAGAGGGCGGACAGCAGCGAGTCATCGATGCAGCGCTTGGTCTCGTTCGCGAGCAGGCAAAACTTAAG GGAGAGCAAGTGAGGGCATTGGGTGGTGCTAAAGCTACAACATGTCTTCTTGGAGTTCCTCTTGGACATCATTCATCATATCACCAAGGTCCACAATATGCTCCACCATTCATACGAGAGGGAATCTGGCATGGAAGCTCAAATAATACTACAGAGGCAG GTGTGGTGTTGGATGACCCTAGAGTAATGGTAGATGCTGGTGATATTCCTATTCAAGAACTTCGACGCTGTGAAGTAGATGATGATAACTTGATGCAGGTGGTCACTGATTCTGTCAAAGTAGTGATGGAAGAA GATCCATTGAGGCCATTGGTTTTAGGGGGTGATCATTCAATATCATTTCCTGTAGTAAGAGCTGTATCTGAGAAGCTTGGAGGACCTGTGGATATACTACACCTTGATGCACATCCTGATATCTATGAAAGTTATGAAGGAAGCATCTATTCACATGCATCTCCTTTTGCCCGAATTATGGAGGGCGGGTATGCTCGTCGTCTGTTGCAG GTTGGCATTCGATCAATAAACCAAGAAGGACGTGATCAAGCAAAAAGATTTGGCGTTGAGCAATACGAAATGCGCGAATATGAAAAATATCGAGATTACTTGCAGAATCTG AAACTTGGAGAGGGTGTTAAGGGTGTCTACATATCAATAGATGTAGACTGTCTTGACCCTGGATTTGTTCCTGGTATTTCCCATCACGAGTCAGGTGGTCTCTCGTTCAGAGACTGTATGAACATTCTCATGAATCTTCAAGGTGATATTGTTGGGGCTGATGTGGTCGAGTACAATCCACAACGTGATCTCCCTAATGGTATGACCACACTGGTTGCTGCTAAATTTGTAAGAGAGGTGACTGCTAGAATGTCAAAATAA
- the LOC110915295 gene encoding arginase 1, mitochondrial isoform X2 → MSFLAAVNIGRRGIRRFSTASKIPKSLEGGQQRVIDAALGLVREQAKLKGEQVRALGGAKATTCLLGVPLGHHSSYHQGPQYAPPFIREGIWHGSSNNTTEAGVVLDDPRVMVDAGDIPIQELRRCEVDDDNLMQVVTDSVKVVMEEDPLRPLVLGGDHSISFPVVRAVSEKLGGPVDILHLDAHPDIYESYEGSIYSHASPFARIMEGGYARRLLQVGIRSINQEGRDQAKRFGVEQYEMREYEKYRDYLQNLKLGEGVKGVYISIDVDCLDPGFVPGISHHESGGLSFRDCMNILMNLQGDIVGADVVEYNPQRDLPNGMTTLVAAKFVREVTARMSK, encoded by the exons ATGTCTTTCTTAGCTGCAGTGAACATTGGGAGAAGAGGAATTCGTCGTTTTAGCACAGCAAGTAAAATTCCAAAGAGTTTAGAGGGCGGACAGCAGCGAGTCATCGATGCAGCGCTTGGTCTCGTTCGCGAGCAGGCAAAACTTAAG GGAGAGCAAGTGAGGGCATTGGGTGGTGCTAAAGCTACAACATGTCTTCTTGGAGTTCCTCTTGGACATCATTCATCATATCACCAAGGTCCACAATATGCTCCACCATTCATACGAGAGGGAATCTGGCATGGAAGCTCAAATAATACTACAGAGGCAG GTGTGGTGTTGGATGACCCTAGAGTAATGGTAGATGCTGGTGATATTCCTATTCAAGAACTTCGACGCTGTGAAGTAGATGATGATAACTTGATGCAGGTGGTCACTGATTCTGTCAAAGTAGTGATGGAAGAA GATCCATTGAGGCCATTGGTTTTAGGGGGTGATCATTCAATATCATTTCCTGTAGTAAGAGCTGTATCTGAGAAGCTTGGAGGACCTGTGGATATACTACACCTTGATGCACATCCTGATATCTATGAAAGTTATGAAGGAAGCATCTATTCACATGCATCTCCTTTTGCCCGAATTATGGAGGGCGGGTATGCTCGTCGTCTGTTGCAG GTTGGCATTCGATCAATAAACCAAGAAGGACGTGATCAAGCAAAAAGATTTGGCGTTGAGCAATACGAAATGCGCGAATATGAAAAATATCGAGATTACTTGCAGAATCTG AAACTTGGAGAGGGTGTTAAGGGTGTCTACATATCAATAGATGTAGACTGTCTTGACCCTGGATTTGTTCCTGGTATTTCCCATCACGAGTCAGGTGGTCTCTCGTTCAGAGACTGTATGAACATTCTCATGAATCTTCAAGGTGATATTGTTGGGGCTGATGTGGTCGAGTACAATCCACAACGTGATCTCCCTAATGGTATGACCACACTGGTTGCTGCTAAATTTGTAAGAGAGGTGACTGCTAGAATGTCAAAATAA